Proteins from one Nitrosopumilus sp. genomic window:
- a CDS encoding CBS domain-containing protein, which translates to MKRKRQPKFLINAPIDLKSIIKQPISITPNTNILDAKDILIRHRIGRLIVKFNEKPIGIITEKDIVKSISVFNGKPITKILALDIMSKDLVTVYPDDSIYDCAKLMKKHCISSVIVKSHKNKLVGIITKTDLVSTFLMISTARLPISKIMTKKVITVSPNDSIFEVQSVLLNNNIRRLIVSKNKIPVGIITYRDFVPAKTFDVYKEFTGPAERAEIFWNSKINEFNVNNLSYLLTFLAKDIMTKNPFFVSPDDMVYLAAILMIRHGISGLPVIRGKKLIGIITKSDIVNVIADHGKI; encoded by the coding sequence ATGAAACGTAAAAGACAACCAAAATTTTTAATAAATGCTCCCATAGACCTAAAATCAATTATCAAACAGCCTATTTCAATTACTCCAAATACCAACATATTAGATGCAAAAGATATTTTGATACGACATAGAATTGGAAGATTGATTGTTAAATTTAATGAAAAACCAATAGGGATTATTACTGAAAAAGATATTGTAAAAAGTATTTCAGTTTTCAATGGGAAACCCATTACAAAAATTCTTGCTCTAGACATAATGTCAAAAGATTTGGTTACCGTATACCCTGATGACTCAATTTATGATTGTGCAAAATTGATGAAAAAGCACTGTATTAGTTCAGTTATCGTAAAGAGTCATAAAAATAAACTAGTAGGCATCATTACAAAAACAGATCTTGTTTCCACTTTTCTTATGATAAGTACTGCAAGATTACCAATATCAAAAATCATGACAAAAAAAGTAATCACAGTATCTCCCAATGACTCAATTTTTGAAGTTCAAAGTGTTCTTCTAAATAACAACATCCGAAGATTGATCGTATCAAAAAATAAAATCCCCGTAGGGATTATTACTTATCGAGACTTTGTTCCTGCAAAGACTTTTGATGTATACAAAGAGTTTACGGGTCCTGCGGAAAGAGCTGAAATATTTTGGAACTCTAAAATTAATGAATTCAATGTAAACAATTTGAGCTATTTACTTACATTTTTAGCAAAAGACATTATGACAAAAAACCCATTTTTTGTTTCTCCAGATGATATGGTGTATCTGGCCGCAATTTTGATGATTAGGCATGGAATTAGCGGTCTTCCTGTAATACGAGGTAAAAAATTGATAGGAATAATAACAAAATCAGATATTGTTAATGTCATAGCAGATCATGGAAAAATTTGA
- the prs gene encoding ribose-phosphate diphosphokinase has translation MNDYFVIGSPASKNLAKKIAKKLQTRYLKTTLRVFADGESKLTISGHINNGTIIVVSSMGPPVDSHLIQTLSLISKSREMSSNVIAVVPYMGYAKQDKEFLKGEIVTISVIAKLFKAAGATRLIVVDFHSPKALSFFKLPTKNISVVYLFAEYFKKYKLKNPLVISPDLFWKSNAEKFAKHINATAVAINKQRNRKTGKLVIKPPFPKFSKGQDIIFFDDMVSTGRSILRIIQSLNKENFRKLYVVCTHPVFVGDAEKKIKKAGVAEIIGTNSIEGKFSKIDLSYIISKTILDWK, from the coding sequence ATGAATGATTATTTTGTTATTGGAAGCCCTGCCTCTAAAAATCTAGCAAAAAAGATTGCAAAAAAACTACAAACAAGATATCTAAAAACAACATTGAGAGTTTTCGCTGATGGAGAAAGTAAACTCACCATTTCAGGACATATAAACAATGGAACAATCATTGTCGTATCTTCCATGGGCCCACCTGTGGATTCCCATCTTATTCAAACTCTATCCTTAATTTCAAAGTCTCGCGAAATGTCTTCAAACGTGATTGCTGTAGTACCATATATGGGATATGCCAAACAAGACAAAGAGTTTCTCAAGGGAGAAATCGTAACAATTTCAGTTATTGCAAAATTGTTCAAAGCAGCTGGCGCAACACGATTAATCGTAGTTGATTTTCACAGTCCAAAGGCGCTTAGTTTTTTTAAATTACCTACAAAAAATATTTCTGTTGTTTACTTATTTGCAGAGTACTTCAAAAAATATAAACTGAAAAACCCACTTGTGATATCCCCTGACCTATTTTGGAAATCCAATGCAGAAAAATTTGCAAAACATATCAACGCAACAGCTGTTGCCATAAATAAACAAAGAAATAGGAAGACAGGAAAATTAGTCATCAAACCACCTTTCCCAAAATTTTCCAAAGGGCAAGACATAATATTCTTTGATGACATGGTGTCTACGGGCAGAAGTATTCTAAGGATAATTCAATCTCTTAATAAAGAAAATTTCAGAAAGTTGTACGTAGTATGCACACATCCTGTTTTTGTGGGAGATGCAGAAAAAAAGATCAAAAAAGCAGGAGTTGCAGAAATCATAGGAACAAACTCTATTGAAGGGAAATTTTCAAAAATTGATTTATCATATATTATTTCTAAAACCATCCTGGATTGGAAATAA
- a CDS encoding cupin domain-containing protein, with protein sequence MKIEFNLDDYVKKIKNKNSYFDTFVNRDSLAVGVLVLQPEEKDTQEPHQSDEMYYVISGNGYLKIKDKNYTVSKGKLFFVAKEVPHFFHGNTVELKVLYFFGGPDS encoded by the coding sequence TTGAAAATTGAGTTTAATCTAGACGATTATGTTAAAAAAATAAAAAATAAAAATTCATATTTTGATACTTTTGTCAATAGAGATAGTCTTGCTGTAGGCGTGTTGGTTCTTCAGCCTGAAGAAAAAGATACACAGGAACCTCATCAAAGCGATGAAATGTATTATGTGATTTCAGGTAACGGGTATCTCAAAATCAAAGACAAAAATTATACTGTTTCTAAAGGGAAATTATTTTTTGTTGCAAAAGAAGTTCCACATTTTTTTCATGGAAATACCGTGGAACTCAAAGTATTGTATTTCTTTGGAGGTCCTGATTCTTAA
- a CDS encoding bifunctional 5,10-methylenetetrahydrofolate dehydrogenase/5,10-methenyltetrahydrofolate cyclohydrolase: MTGIRIDGTVIAKSVKDRIKKAVNQLKIQGINPCLATVLIGDNPASATYVRNKHKACEEVGILTKDHKLDANITQLQLNKIIDDLNSDNSVHGILIQLPLPKQLDEFSTTSRISPIKDVDGLTPHNVGLLAMKKAVLVACTPSGVMEMFEYHGIDLEGKNIVLINRSNLVGKPLYHLLLEKNATVLTCHSKTKNLEEMCKSADIIITAVGDRNKFTLTPEMIKEGAIVIDVAISRFNEKLVGDSEFDQIIQKASFATPVPGGVGPMTVAMLLKNTVTAASLSNEIGRQS, from the coding sequence ATGACTGGAATTAGAATCGATGGTACAGTTATCGCAAAATCAGTCAAAGACCGAATAAAAAAAGCGGTAAATCAGCTCAAAATACAAGGCATTAATCCATGTTTGGCTACGGTCTTAATTGGAGACAATCCAGCATCTGCCACATATGTTAGAAATAAACACAAGGCATGTGAGGAAGTAGGAATTCTAACCAAAGATCACAAACTTGATGCAAATATCACTCAGTTACAATTAAACAAAATTATTGATGATCTGAATTCAGATAATTCAGTTCATGGGATTCTCATTCAACTTCCATTGCCAAAACAACTGGATGAATTTTCTACCACATCAAGAATTTCGCCAATAAAAGATGTTGATGGTCTGACTCCACACAATGTAGGTTTGCTTGCAATGAAAAAAGCTGTCCTAGTTGCATGTACACCTTCAGGGGTGATGGAGATGTTTGAATATCATGGAATTGATTTGGAGGGGAAAAACATAGTGTTAATTAACAGAAGCAATCTTGTAGGAAAACCACTATATCATTTATTGCTTGAAAAAAATGCAACAGTTTTGACATGTCATTCTAAAACTAAAAATTTAGAAGAGATGTGCAAGTCTGCAGACATCATTATTACTGCAGTGGGAGACAGAAATAAATTCACATTAACTCCAGAAATGATAAAAGAGGGGGCAATAGTTATTGATGTTGCAATATCTAGATTCAATGAGAAATTGGTTGGAGATTCAGAATTTGATCAGATTATTCAAAAGGCATCATTTGCAACACCAGTTCCAGGAGGAGTCGGACCCATGACAGTTGCAATGCTATTAAAGAACACGGTTACAGCAGCATCATTGAGCAATGAAATTGGAAGGCAGTCCTGA
- a CDS encoding 5-formyltetrahydrofolate cyclo-ligase produces the protein MEGSPERKALRNFLLEKRDNTSFDLLNIASDKIQKRLRKVYAFKNAQKIGVYYPIGSEIMTQNIIQELISEGKDVFLPKVIGDKMEFRKITDFSSLEKGNFDIMEPKDGCPIDNALDVILVPTVGISQSGVRLGYGYGFYDKFLAENKIVTISLTLEKQIIKKIPKLEHDIIIDWIATEDRIFQTHK, from the coding sequence TTGGAAGGCAGTCCTGAAAGAAAAGCACTTAGAAATTTTCTTTTAGAAAAAAGAGATAACACATCCTTTGATTTATTGAATATTGCAAGTGATAAAATTCAAAAAAGATTGAGAAAAGTCTATGCATTCAAAAATGCACAAAAAATTGGAGTGTATTACCCAATAGGAAGTGAGATCATGACACAGAACATCATCCAAGAATTAATCAGTGAGGGAAAAGATGTTTTTTTACCAAAAGTTATCGGAGATAAGATGGAGTTTAGAAAAATAACAGACTTTTCAAGCCTAGAAAAAGGAAATTTTGACATCATGGAGCCCAAAGATGGCTGTCCAATAGACAATGCCCTGGATGTAATTTTAGTTCCAACTGTAGGAATATCTCAAAGTGGAGTCAGGTTAGGATACGGTTATGGATTCTATGATAAATTTTTAGCAGAAAATAAAATTGTAACAATATCTCTAACGTTGGAAAAACAAATCATAAAGAAAATTCCAAAATTAGAGCACGATATAATCATAGATTGGATTGCAACAGAAGATAGAATTTTTCAAACTCATAAATAA
- a CDS encoding universal stress protein, translating into MLFRNIMVPYDGSKYSLHAFKIALDIAQKYDSKLTVLTCLAKPEYRGVWYYDSRYAKAVLKKEEKAARENISTMIEPTKKKTGVPINFKIIPTVRITDQIASFAKSHKIDLVVMGSHGRAGFDKMILGSVAHGVSQKIHCPVMITK; encoded by the coding sequence ATGCTTTTTAGAAATATCATGGTGCCATATGATGGTTCAAAATATTCACTTCATGCATTCAAGATTGCACTAGATATTGCACAAAAATATGATTCAAAGTTAACTGTTCTCACATGTCTTGCCAAACCTGAATATCGTGGTGTATGGTACTATGATTCACGTTACGCCAAGGCAGTACTAAAAAAAGAAGAAAAGGCAGCACGGGAAAATATCTCAACAATGATAGAACCTACAAAAAAGAAGACAGGCGTTCCAATAAACTTTAAGATAATTCCTACCGTACGCATAACAGACCAAATAGCATCTTTTGCAAAATCACATAAAATTGATCTAGTTGTAATGGGCTCACATGGAAGAGCTGGATTTGATAAGATGATTCTTGGCAGTGTTGCTCACGGGGTCAGCCAAAAAATTCACTGTCCTGTGATGATTACAAAATAA
- a CDS encoding universal stress protein, whose translation MFKEVSSNVEKTIVTYSKNHDVDMIVIGSQSPDPELEIFLGSVANHVINKSKIPVTKVK comes from the coding sequence GTGTTTAAAGAAGTCAGCAGCAATGTTGAAAAAACAATTGTCACTTATTCTAAAAACCATGATGTGGATATGATTGTAATAGGTTCTCAAAGTCCAGATCCGGAACTTGAAATATTTTTAGGCAGTGTTGCCAATCATGTTATCAACAAATCAAAAATTCCCGTAACAAAAGTGAAATAA
- the amrS gene encoding AmmeMemoRadiSam system radical SAM enzyme, whose amino-acid sequence MQKETVLYERLPNHKVRCLACARYCELGEDQIGLCGIRGNKDGKLVLYVYGKVAAAHIDPIEKKPATHFMPGSKVFSVGTTGCNWLCKYCINFDLSQRRKIEGVDITPKEVVDMTLQRGCQGIAYTYNEPSIFLEYARDCGILARKKGLFNIFVSNGYGTPESVSMMNEFLDSITVDFKGNGEEKFLRKYVGIPNSQPIFDTLIEIRDKTKIHVEITDLVVPQVGDNREHAKKLCKFVYDEFGPDIPINFLQFHPSYKMMEFEATPVQTLEKHHEIAKKEGLRYAYVGNVPGHPLEHTYCHECKKIAVRRYNFDILEWNLDENNQCKYCGTKIPIIGKLNSIYKERRFEFVF is encoded by the coding sequence GTGCAGAAAGAAACAGTACTTTATGAAAGATTACCAAATCACAAGGTAAGATGTTTGGCATGTGCCAGGTATTGTGAGCTTGGTGAGGATCAAATTGGATTATGTGGGATTAGAGGGAATAAGGATGGAAAACTTGTTCTTTACGTCTATGGAAAGGTTGCTGCAGCACATATTGATCCAATCGAGAAAAAACCTGCAACTCATTTCATGCCGGGAAGCAAGGTTTTCTCAGTTGGTACAACTGGTTGCAATTGGCTGTGCAAATATTGTATCAACTTTGACCTCAGTCAAAGAAGGAAAATCGAAGGAGTAGATATCACTCCCAAGGAAGTTGTAGACATGACACTTCAAAGAGGATGTCAGGGAATTGCATATACATACAACGAGCCTAGTATATTTTTAGAATATGCAAGAGACTGCGGGATCTTGGCAAGAAAGAAAGGATTGTTTAACATTTTTGTTTCAAACGGATATGGTACACCAGAATCAGTCTCAATGATGAATGAATTCCTGGATAGCATAACTGTTGACTTTAAAGGAAATGGGGAGGAAAAATTTCTCAGAAAATATGTGGGGATACCTAATTCTCAACCCATCTTTGATACGTTAATTGAAATTCGAGATAAAACAAAAATTCATGTTGAAATTACGGATTTGGTAGTTCCTCAAGTTGGAGACAACCGGGAACATGCAAAAAAACTTTGCAAGTTTGTGTATGATGAATTTGGACCAGATATACCCATTAATTTCTTACAGTTTCATCCTTCATACAAGATGATGGAGTTTGAGGCTACCCCTGTTCAAACTTTGGAGAAACATCATGAAATTGCAAAGAAAGAAGGTTTGAGATATGCATATGTCGGCAATGTTCCAGGACATCCATTGGAGCACACCTATTGTCATGAATGTAAAAAAATTGCTGTCAGGAGATACAACTTTGACATTCTAGAATGGAACCTTGATGAGAATAATCAATGCAAATACTGTGGAACTAAAATTCCAATCATTGGAAAACTAAACTCAATATACAAAGAAAGACGATTTGAGTTTGTGTTTTAA
- the purN gene encoding phosphoribosylglycinamide formyltransferase → MLNLGILISGRGSNMESILKSIKRKKIPIKPVVVISNKPDAKGLKIAENLGVSIEIVESKGFAGSRIEYDKKVMAVLSKYGVTPKNGLVCLAGFMRIITPEFVKKYKNRIMNIHPALLPAFPGLNSQKQALEYGAKYSGCTVHFVDTGMDTGPIIIQAVVKIKENDTEESLSKRILKEEHQIYPEAVNLFARKKIKVSGRQIIIS, encoded by the coding sequence TTGTTAAATTTAGGAATTTTAATCTCAGGTCGTGGGAGCAACATGGAGTCCATTTTAAAATCAATCAAAAGAAAAAAAATTCCAATAAAACCTGTAGTTGTTATATCAAACAAACCTGATGCAAAAGGGCTAAAAATTGCAGAGAATCTTGGAGTCAGCATAGAAATTGTTGAGAGTAAAGGATTTGCAGGAAGCAGGATAGAGTATGATAAAAAAGTGATGGCAGTGCTATCAAAATATGGAGTCACTCCAAAAAATGGACTTGTTTGCCTTGCAGGATTTATGAGAATCATCACTCCAGAATTTGTCAAAAAATACAAAAATAGAATTATGAACATTCATCCAGCATTATTGCCAGCATTTCCAGGACTAAACTCACAAAAACAAGCTCTAGAATACGGTGCAAAATATTCAGGATGTACGGTTCACTTTGTAGATACAGGAATGGATACAGGGCCAATAATAATTCAGGCAGTTGTAAAAATTAAAGAAAATGATACAGAAGAGTCACTATCAAAAAGAATTCTAAAAGAAGAACACCAAATTTATCCAGAAGCAGTGAATCTGTTTGCCAGAAAAAAGATTAAGGTTTCAGGTAGACAGATTATTATCAGTTAA
- a CDS encoding hemolysin family protein: MEYVEIEIISIVILIGLYALFSGLEIAIVGVRRSKVIRLYRQQVPGSSPLYKLKMNPSMMTSSVNLGNTLVNVASSVLAADVAIKLLGSQGVGIIIGIMTFVILIFGEILPKTYCNVNPEKISLRFSKVLLGFTYMMYPFVIFLEHITKTIMKLSGDYPHLKPITEEEIKEVIDQGYTEKTLEKEERNLVHNALKFDDTSIQNVMTPKREIFSLDSKKILSEVISKIEEKGFSRIPVFTKIPENIVGILHIWDIAKLPEKEFHKTRLSTIARKPFFVYSSDKISDLLIELKKKDSHMAVVLNNEEKLEGIITIEDLIEEIVGDIMGETKRR, encoded by the coding sequence TTGGAATACGTTGAAATTGAAATTATCTCCATAGTAATTCTCATAGGACTTTATGCACTTTTTAGCGGATTGGAGATTGCCATAGTAGGAGTAAGGCGCTCCAAAGTGATTAGATTATACCGACAACAAGTTCCAGGTTCTTCTCCGCTCTACAAGTTAAAGATGAATCCCAGTATGATGACCTCAAGTGTAAATCTTGGCAATACCCTAGTCAATGTAGCATCTTCGGTTCTAGCTGCAGATGTTGCAATAAAGTTACTTGGAAGTCAAGGTGTGGGAATTATAATCGGGATAATGACATTTGTAATTTTGATATTTGGAGAAATACTACCTAAAACATACTGTAATGTTAATCCCGAAAAAATCTCTCTGCGATTCAGTAAGGTGTTGCTTGGCTTTACCTATATGATGTATCCCTTTGTAATATTTCTAGAACACATTACTAAAACTATAATGAAATTATCTGGAGATTATCCTCATCTAAAACCAATCACAGAAGAAGAAATCAAAGAAGTCATTGATCAAGGATATACGGAAAAAACTCTAGAAAAAGAAGAGCGTAATCTAGTACACAATGCACTGAAATTTGATGATACGTCAATTCAAAATGTAATGACTCCAAAAAGAGAGATATTTTCGCTTGACAGCAAAAAGATTCTATCTGAAGTCATATCTAAAATTGAAGAAAAAGGATTTTCTCGCATTCCTGTTTTTACAAAAATACCTGAAAACATTGTAGGAATATTACACATTTGGGATATTGCAAAACTACCTGAAAAAGAATTTCATAAAACTAGATTAAGCACAATTGCCCGAAAACCCTTTTTTGTTTATTCAAGTGATAAAATCAGTGATCTCCTCATCGAACTCAAGAAAAAAGACTCCCACATGGCAGTGGTACTGAATAATGAAGAAAAACTTGAAGGAATAATAACAATAGAAGATCTCATTGAAGAAATAGTAGGCGACATAATGGGGGAGACTAAAAGGAGATAG
- a CDS encoding antibiotic biosynthesis monooxygenase: MKIIEKKLNGVFYSHGMFVMMADIQLKEGAEEGFKDWFSESNKVLSGFPGFISRRFLKSNDGSYRIIVEHESKETFIKMHQSPEHEKIHPKGHSFMSADPIRKTFTVAAE; this comes from the coding sequence ATGAAAATCATAGAAAAGAAATTAAATGGTGTTTTTTATAGTCATGGTATGTTTGTAATGATGGCAGATATCCAACTCAAGGAAGGTGCAGAAGAAGGTTTCAAAGATTGGTTCTCTGAATCAAATAAAGTGTTATCAGGTTTTCCTGGATTTATATCTAGAAGATTTTTGAAATCAAATGACGGGAGTTACAGGATAATTGTCGAGCATGAAAGTAAAGAGACTTTTATCAAAATGCATCAAAGTCCTGAACATGAAAAGATTCATCCAAAAGGACATTCATTCATGAGTGCAGATCCTATAAGAAAAACATTTACTGTAGCTGCTGAATAG
- a CDS encoding potassium channel family protein has translation MRLLIYLLVISILVVSSSGIGIYFIESTHEDAQITNLIDAFWWVSATVTTVGYGDVVPITDAGRLMGIALMFVGISIIGTFISALGARLVGSRLKKQETVEDSTKSLIIKKINNIENLEKHEVELLISMLKELHNEVKDNTCTEKY, from the coding sequence TTGAGACTACTAATCTATCTATTAGTAATTTCTATATTGGTTGTTAGTAGCAGTGGTATTGGAATTTATTTTATTGAATCTACTCACGAAGATGCTCAAATTACTAATCTAATAGATGCGTTTTGGTGGGTTTCAGCTACAGTAACTACTGTAGGATATGGGGATGTTGTTCCAATTACCGACGCCGGAAGGCTGATGGGAATCGCATTGATGTTTGTCGGTATTTCTATAATAGGTACTTTTATCTCGGCATTAGGAGCCAGACTTGTCGGCTCAAGACTAAAAAAACAGGAAACAGTGGAGGATTCTACAAAGTCTTTGATCATTAAAAAAATAAACAATATTGAGAATTTAGAGAAACATGAAGTTGAATTGTTGATATCTATGCTCAAAGAACTACATAATGAAGTAAAAGACAATACCTGCACTGAAAAATACTAG
- a CDS encoding universal stress protein — MLQNRYKKILVGIDGSANSIRGLNQAISLARQSQGIITGIHVLPEFPPSYEINIKSYRAQLSKQGKKFIEFAKTSAARHGIEFHEKIASSKNVVDTIVGFASKSKFDVIVIGSRGLGSPKANYVGSVAHGIVNNSKVPVLVVK; from the coding sequence ATGCTTCAAAATAGATACAAAAAAATACTTGTTGGGATAGATGGCTCTGCAAACTCTATACGTGGATTAAATCAGGCCATATCTCTTGCAAGACAATCACAAGGAATAATCACAGGAATTCATGTATTGCCAGAATTTCCACCATCATATGAAATAAACATAAAATCATACCGTGCACAACTAAGTAAACAGGGAAAAAAATTCATAGAATTTGCCAAAACTAGCGCAGCTCGTCACGGAATAGAATTTCATGAAAAAATTGCTTCCTCAAAAAATGTCGTAGATACGATAGTAGGATTTGCCAGCAAGAGTAAATTTGATGTCATAGTTATTGGTTCAAGAGGATTAGGATCACCTAAAGCAAACTATGTTGGAAGTGTTGCACATGGAATAGTAAATAATTCAAAGGTTCCAGTGTTGGTTGTAAAATAG
- a CDS encoding bifunctional nuclease family protein, with amino-acid sequence MKIDEIDPDYETVKVDQIGILDSQTGAVLLKDGRVEFVMSGFSSEVAKIISDFANGKRDDPPTIYRLVEQICEENEIFLVKVKIYESGGIFRANLYFTGKKDMVFRNFRASDAIALATYYNIPILVRKSMLKNIEKN; translated from the coding sequence ATGAAAATTGATGAAATAGATCCAGATTACGAGACAGTTAAGGTAGACCAAATTGGAATTCTTGATTCACAAACAGGCGCAGTATTGCTCAAAGATGGAAGAGTTGAATTTGTAATGTCTGGTTTTTCATCAGAAGTTGCAAAGATTATTTCTGATTTTGCTAATGGGAAACGTGACGATCCTCCAACAATTTATCGCCTGGTTGAACAAATTTGTGAGGAAAATGAAATCTTTCTAGTCAAAGTCAAAATCTATGAAAGTGGGGGAATTTTCAGGGCAAATCTGTATTTTACTGGAAAAAAAGATATGGTATTTAGAAATTTCAGGGCATCAGATGCTATTGCGTTGGCGACTTACTACAACATTCCCATTCTGGTAAGAAAATCCATGTTGAAAAATATTGAAAAAAACTGA
- a CDS encoding AMP phosphorylase, with protein MQLKVKILNIDSGGKPFVFLNDNDADELNINASERVTIQAKKKITAIVNISTTIERGFLGVTEEVRKILSLKQNSIVDVDIAPFPKSLQFIRNKLSGKKLLYSEIHEIVKDLVDGNLNQNEISAFVTALHIDKIDLDEATSLSRSMVDTGKTLKIDKEIIVDKHSIGGVPGDKTTLLVVPIIASKGFTIPKTSSRAITSAAGTADRAEVLMPVESTTNKMLQILKKSNGCIVWGGAIELAPADDIFVKTEFSLHIDPLLLPSIMSKKKAVGATHLVIDIPTGRGAKMKTTGEADLLARDIMELGRRLGIHTHCIVTFGEQPIGNTVGPALEAKEALEVLMNQKCVPDLIDKACHISGSIFELLGEKDGYSLAKKILESGKAEQKMREIIKAQGGNPSILPEDIQIGKYSLVIRSEKPGQVLWMENRIIVEIGRAAGAPKDKGAGIVFNKKNGDPVEKGELLFTVYSEKPHKLDRVKYILSTQSPLGVGKKSDMLIHTITESPVVERTFVIDR; from the coding sequence ATGCAACTAAAAGTAAAAATTCTAAACATTGATTCAGGCGGTAAACCATTCGTGTTTTTGAATGACAATGATGCTGATGAATTGAACATCAATGCCTCTGAGCGTGTAACCATTCAAGCAAAAAAGAAAATCACTGCAATAGTCAACATATCTACAACTATTGAAAGGGGATTCCTAGGCGTAACAGAAGAAGTTAGAAAAATACTTTCCTTAAAGCAAAATTCCATAGTGGATGTAGACATTGCCCCATTTCCAAAATCACTTCAATTTATCCGAAACAAACTTTCAGGGAAAAAATTACTGTATTCAGAAATACATGAAATTGTAAAGGATTTGGTTGATGGTAATCTCAATCAAAACGAAATTTCGGCATTTGTAACTGCATTACATATAGACAAAATAGATCTAGATGAGGCAACAAGCTTGTCCCGTTCAATGGTGGATACAGGTAAAACCCTCAAAATTGATAAGGAAATCATTGTAGACAAACACAGTATTGGAGGGGTTCCAGGAGACAAAACAACATTATTGGTAGTTCCTATAATCGCATCAAAAGGGTTTACTATTCCAAAAACATCTTCCAGAGCCATTACTTCAGCAGCGGGAACTGCAGACCGTGCAGAAGTTTTGATGCCTGTAGAATCCACTACAAATAAAATGTTGCAGATACTAAAAAAATCAAATGGATGCATTGTATGGGGTGGTGCAATCGAATTAGCTCCTGCTGATGACATATTTGTGAAAACAGAATTTTCTCTTCATATAGATCCGTTGCTTTTGCCATCCATCATGAGTAAAAAGAAAGCAGTTGGTGCAACTCATCTTGTTATTGATATTCCAACTGGAAGAGGTGCAAAAATGAAAACAACAGGAGAGGCAGATCTTCTAGCAAGAGACATTATGGAGCTTGGTCGTAGATTAGGAATTCATACTCATTGTATAGTAACTTTTGGTGAACAGCCAATAGGAAATACCGTTGGTCCGGCACTTGAAGCAAAAGAGGCACTTGAGGTTTTAATGAATCAAAAATGCGTTCCTGATCTAATCGACAAAGCATGTCATATTTCTGGAAGTATATTTGAATTATTGGGAGAAAAAGACGGCTACTCGCTTGCAAAAAAAATACTTGAATCCGGCAAGGCAGAACAAAAAATGCGAGAAATAATCAAGGCTCAAGGTGGTAATCCGTCAATACTTCCAGAAGACATCCAAATTGGAAAATACTCGTTGGTTATCCGTTCTGAAAAACCTGGACAAGTCCTATGGATGGAAAATAGAATTATCGTAGAAATAGGACGTGCAGCAGGTGCTCCAAAAGACAAAGGTGCAGGAATTGTGTTTAACAAAAAAAATGGGGATCCTGTAGAGAAGGGAGAATTGTTGTTTACAGTTTATTCTGAAAAACCCCACAAACTCGATAGAGTAAAATACATTCTTTCTACGCAATCTCCGTTAGGCGTGGGTAAAAAATCCGATATGTTAATTCACACAATAACTGAATCCCCAGTAGTGGAAAGAACCTTTGTAATTGACAGATGA